AACTCAGGTGAGTGAGCTGGATCCGTCTCAGCACTCAGAGCTTACGTCTGGTGATGGAAACGAACGTATTTTAATCTGCATCAGAATTCAGACCAGCCGTATTTCAGAGTATGGGGCAGACAGAAACAGGAGACTCTGTTTGTTTCTGTGGATGTTTTTTGTTTCCTTGATTTTTTGCTGTCATGTCAACTTGCTGCCGTGAGTCAATGAATCCAGCTCATGTTCTGAGGTCAAATTGCGTTGAGTTCATACGATTTCGTCTGAGTAGGTGGTCGTGTTGTGGCTACTGGATAGGAACAGTGGCTGGGAATACTTTGGGACTGCCGACCTCTAgctgttcttcttttttcctttgaaatTTATCTAGCATATAGGGACAGTGGTTGCAACAGTACGTAGTAGGCGATTGTATAATCTCGCTTAGCTGTGGCTAATGATGCTACTTCGTagatattttttctaaaaaaactatTCCCTATCTTATCCTGTATATGTTCTTATACGAGGATTATATTATTCAGTAACTGTTCATGTTCATGTTCTTCAGAATGTTCGTTGGGACATGGAACGTTGGAGGGCGAGCGCCACACCGAGGGTTGGATCTCTCCGACTGGCTCATCGACGGCcctgcttcctcctctcctcacATCTACGTTCTTGGGTACGTTCTACAGTAGTTATTGTACACTCATGTATAGCAGGGTAAATTAACCTAGCTAGTACTAGTACAGAGTAAAATCATACCGCTAAAGCACTGTACTCATTTCTGAAGACGAGCCTGCATTACTAATTTGCTAGCTGCTACACAGATTCCTGAATATTGACAGAGGCAGCCAGAAATGGTTGAGCCAGTTGAGAGCAACATGATTCCTGCTTGCCAGGAAGCTCCACTCATGGTAATCATGATTCATGAAGACGGTGTCATAGGAATTGGCAGTTCTGTGTGGATTTCAGTGCAAACTGCAAACCCATGGTGGCTGCAATTATGGCATCATCTGCTTAATTTCAGTGTACACATGGGTTCCCAGATTACTGTAGGAGTAGGTCATGGCCATGGGTTTCAGTGTTTGCGTTAATTTCTGGAGCTAATCATGGTCGTCACCCTTTCATACGCCATGAGTGCTCCAGTGCATAGGAAATCGACTTCTGTCTGGTCTGGAATAACATAAGCAAACAGTCAAAATTATTACAGTTACTATGTGTTCCCCTTGACCAACTTTTTACTCTGAACTGTAGTAATTATGTCTGCATATCTGTGAACGAATTTTTCAGTTAACTGAATTTGCACATCCATCACACAGCTTCCAGGAGATCGTGCCGCTGAACGCCGGGAACGTGCTCGGCGCCGAGGACAAGGGCCCTGCCTGCCAGTGGCTGGACCTAATCCGGCGAGCCCTGAacccctcgtcctcctccccggAGATCAGCAGGGGCAGCCACGGCCTGTTCCCCTCGGAGTCGCTCCAGAAGGGCCGGGTGAGCTTCTCGGACCTGCTGGCGGCGGAGGACAACAGCAGGCTGAGCACGGCGTCGGAGCCGGACGACGACGCCAGCGAGCCGTCCACGTCGAACCCGGAGTCGAGcagcgaggaggaggccggcgacttcggcggcgcggcgcggcggctgcgCGGTCGCGGCTACCGGCTGGCCGCCAGCAAGCAGATGGTCGGCATCTTCCTCTGCGTCTGGGTCCGCGCCGACCTCCTGCCCTGCGTCACTGGCCTAAGGGTCTCGTGCGTCGGCAGAGGCATCATGGGATACATGGGGAACAAGGTATCTATATGACTGTATCATCGTGTCACCTGCAAGAAGCCTTAAATTTAGTTAAGCTTTTGAAAGATTTGCAGCGAGTTCGGAATTCAGATGGTGATTAGTGTTTTGGATGGATCGATTCACAGGGTTCAATCTCGGTGAGCCTGACCCTGGAAGGCGGCGCGGCGCTGTGCTTCGTGTGCACGCACCTGGCGTCCGGCGAGAAGGACGGCGACGAGGTGCGCCGGAACAGCGACGTCTCCGAGATCCTCAAGCGGACGAGGTTCACAaggacggcggcgtcgccggagaCCATATTGGAGCACGAGTAAGGATCTGCTTGTTTCCATCAGCAGTGCGCCAATCAATTCGAAACCTGAACCGGGGCTGATCGAATGCGTGCATGATCGGTGTTGGCAGCAAGGTGATATGGCTCGGGGACCTCAACTACCGCctgacgagcggcggcggcaagacgCGGGAGCTGCTGGAGCGGAAGGACTGGCAGGCGCTGCTGGAGCGGGACCAGCTGCGGACAGAGCAGCGGGCGGGGCGCGTATTCGCCGGGTGGGAGGAAGGCCGCATCCGCTTCCCGCCCACGTACAAGTACCTGGCCGAGTCCGACGCCTACGCCATGAGCCTCGGCTCCTCCGGCTCCCGGGAGAAGAAGCGCACGCCGGCATGGTACGTAACTACCACTGACCACACGCTAATCGTTGCTACCATGCTGGCACGAGAATAATCAGAGTTGCGGCTAGGGATAATTAGAGCCGATTTACGCTGGGACTGATTGAATTAGGGGGTCACATGGACATTCGTCGTGCATCGTGATGTCGCTACAATGACAAGGACGTGCACCGCCGATCAGATCACTAGGCGCGCATCATCCCTGCACGTAGATATGATCGTAGGCACATCACATGCGTTGTGGCTGCACTAGATCATGTGAGCTCTAGAAACTAAAAGCCTTCCTGGTTTTGACTTAGCCCATGTCTCTGCCA
This sequence is a window from Setaria italica strain Yugu1 chromosome III, Setaria_italica_v2.0, whole genome shotgun sequence. Protein-coding genes within it:
- the LOC101784011 gene encoding type I inositol polyphosphate 5-phosphatase 8, whose amino-acid sequence is MRTRNPTMSKSSSWPKTKTVMKKWLNLKNSEFHSDCINESFGGQQQEMRRKSCSDRDGSLLTRTDLSGGWLVESSENLRPPPTRYGSPAPSSSWRPPQELRMFVGTWNVGGRAPHRGLDLSDWLIDGPASSSPHIYVLGFQEIVPLNAGNVLGAEDKGPACQWLDLIRRALNPSSSSPEISRGSHGLFPSESLQKGRVSFSDLLAAEDNSRLSTASEPDDDASEPSTSNPESSSEEEAGDFGGAARRLRGRGYRLAASKQMVGIFLCVWVRADLLPCVTGLRVSCVGRGIMGYMGNKGSISVSLTLEGGAALCFVCTHLASGEKDGDEVRRNSDVSEILKRTRFTRTAASPETILEHDKVIWLGDLNYRLTSGGGKTRELLERKDWQALLERDQLRTEQRAGRVFAGWEEGRIRFPPTYKYLAESDAYAMSLGSSGSREKKRTPAWCDRILWRGEGMDQHWYARGESRFSDHRPVSSLFSARLQSGKPAVARGNAAAQAPARSFRRRGSMPPRQPLWGPRRCSSCRGPARTPRGSDARANTNAGTCNGGLVALSARKDRACHRPAVAAETDGGERRARGPEREKQSSRASS